The DNA window CGGGCTGAACGACAAGATCCGCATCACGATCGGCACGGCCCAGCAGAACAACGCACTGATCGCCGGCGTGAAGGACCTCGCCGCCGACGGCGAGAAGCCGGACAAGGTGGAAAAGGCCGAGAAGCCCGAAAAACCAGAGCGTGCCGAGAAACCCGAGAAGCCCGAACCGGTCGTCGCCAAGTAGGGGCGATACGGCGTGTGCCCGCGAATCACCACGCTCGGCAGCTTAGCAGGCGTCCCTGACACGGGTTTCCAAGGCCGTGCGGGCGACGATCGAATGTTCGATAAATACAAATCCTCAGTAGGGTTCTGACTTTCACTCAAATCTCTTTGAGTTCGCTGAGGATTCACGGTTCTCTACTCCGGCGCAGCTCGCACGGGTTGGAAACCCGTGTCACGGACGCCGCTCCAACTGTGGTCATCTGGTCTGACCCGTGGCTGGCATCCTCTTCGACGATGTGGAAACTGACGATATGCCCAACCGCACCGCCAAGATTGTCCGGACCACGAAGGAAACCAAGGTCGAGTTGTCGATCGACCTCGACGGCAAGGGCCGTAACACGGTCTCGACCGGCGTCGGGTTCTTCGACCACATGCTCGACCTGCTAAGCCGTCACAGCCTGATCGACCTCGACGTCACCGCCGACGGCGACCTGCACGTCGACAGCCATCACACCGTGGAGGACGTCGGCATCGTGCTCGGCCAGGCGCTGGAAAAAGCCGTCGGCGACAAGAAGGGCATCTACCGCTACGGCTGGGCCACCGTCCCCATGGACGAAAGCCTGGCCCAGGTCGCGGTCGATCTCTCCGGCCGGCCGGCGTTCGTGTTCAACGTCAAGTTCACCGGCGAAACCATCGGCCAGTTCCCCGTCGAGCTGGTCGAAGAGTTCCTCAAGGCCCTCGCCACCAGCGCCCGGATGAACCTGCACGTGACGGTTCCCTACGGCACCAACAACCACCACATCGCCGAGGCGATCTTTAAAGCCCTCGCCAAGGCGATGAGGCAGGCGACCAGCCACGACCCACGCAACGACGAAGTGCCCAGCACCAAGGGATCGCTCGCGTAGGGTCCGCCTTG is part of the Humisphaera borealis genome and encodes:
- the hisB gene encoding imidazoleglycerol-phosphate dehydratase HisB; the protein is MPNRTAKIVRTTKETKVELSIDLDGKGRNTVSTGVGFFDHMLDLLSRHSLIDLDVTADGDLHVDSHHTVEDVGIVLGQALEKAVGDKKGIYRYGWATVPMDESLAQVAVDLSGRPAFVFNVKFTGETIGQFPVELVEEFLKALATSARMNLHVTVPYGTNNHHIAEAIFKALAKAMRQATSHDPRNDEVPSTKGSLA